In Carnobacterium sp. CP1, the following are encoded in one genomic region:
- a CDS encoding ISL3 family transposase has translation MSGVHPTYLLLKKQRFKCKECEATFTAKTPLLKENCFISNHVKAQILDKSSMAQSIKDISSQTGVSSATTQRVINEQAKNYKPHYFWLPKHLSFDEFKYANSTMAFEYIDAEKGTIIDILPSRDSRTIKDHFLSRYSLKARKKVETITVDMNAGYVNFIPILFPNAKIIIDRFHIVQLINRSLNRTRITVMNQFHTSNGEDMKKYRRLKRFWKKILKKESELSYTTYTYYALFGLRLESAIVDELLGYNTVLKETYEVYQTILKALEENDYDELVKILEKDYPLISKPMKTSLKTLKKHTKHIKNTVTYKYSNGKIEGINNKIKVLNRVAYGYRNFVNYKNRILLHFNMKPAAIKQNEKTLFIAA, from the coding sequence ATGAGTGGCGTTCATCCCACCTATTTACTGCTTAAAAAGCAACGATTCAAGTGCAAAGAATGCGAGGCTACATTTACTGCGAAAACGCCTCTATTGAAAGAAAATTGTTTTATTTCAAATCATGTAAAAGCACAAATTTTAGATAAATCGTCTATGGCTCAATCTATAAAAGATATCTCTAGTCAAACGGGAGTTTCTTCAGCAACGACGCAGCGCGTTATTAACGAGCAAGCTAAGAATTACAAACCGCATTACTTCTGGCTTCCTAAACATCTTTCGTTTGACGAGTTTAAGTACGCCAATAGCACAATGGCTTTTGAATACATTGATGCCGAAAAAGGAACGATCATTGATATCTTGCCTTCTCGAGACAGTCGAACAATAAAAGACCATTTCCTTTCACGGTATAGCCTAAAGGCTAGAAAAAAAGTAGAAACCATTACAGTCGATATGAACGCTGGTTACGTCAATTTTATTCCCATTCTTTTTCCAAACGCCAAGATCATTATTGATCGTTTTCATATTGTCCAGCTGATTAATCGTTCACTGAATCGTACAAGGATAACGGTTATGAATCAATTTCATACCTCAAATGGAGAAGATATGAAAAAGTACCGTCGATTAAAACGGTTTTGGAAAAAAATCTTAAAGAAAGAATCTGAACTGTCTTATACAACCTATACTTATTATGCTTTATTTGGTCTACGCTTAGAATCAGCGATCGTCGACGAACTGTTGGGCTACAACACCGTTCTGAAAGAGACTTATGAGGTGTATCAAACGATTCTAAAGGCTCTTGAAGAGAATGACTATGATGAGCTAGTAAAGATTTTAGAAAAAGATTATCCACTTATTTCAAAACCAATGAAGACGAGCCTCAAAACATTGAAAAAACATACGAAGCACATAAAAAATACCGTTACCTATAAGTATTCAAACGGAAAAATTGAAGGAATCAACAATAAGATCAAAGTTCTTAACCGTGTGGCCTACGGCTACCGAAACTTCGTGAACTATAAAAATCGTATTCTTCTGCATTTTAATATGAAACCAGCGGCTATTAAACAGAACGAAAAAACACTTTTCATAGCAGCATAA
- a CDS encoding universal stress protein, with product MLQDTQQYAHILVAVDGSDSAKEAFEQAVEIAKRNHSELVIAHVIDTRSYNMGIESASFDVLEFDLTEMEKLLKEYGDKAKAAGLDKVTTELVKGSPKIELAKDIPERHRSDLIVVGKTGLNMVERWMIGSVSEYIIRQAPCDVLVIRNTEKG from the coding sequence ATGTTACAAGATACTCAACAATACGCTCATATTTTAGTTGCTGTTGATGGAAGCGATTCTGCTAAAGAAGCTTTTGAACAAGCTGTTGAAATCGCTAAACGAAATCATAGTGAGTTAGTTATTGCACATGTCATTGATACGCGTTCTTATAATATGGGGATTGAAAGCGCCAGTTTTGACGTTCTTGAATTTGATCTAACTGAAATGGAAAAGCTGTTGAAAGAATATGGCGATAAAGCTAAAGCAGCAGGTTTAGATAAAGTAACGACGGAACTTGTAAAAGGGTCTCCGAAAATAGAGTTAGCAAAAGATATCCCTGAACGACACCGTAGTGATTTGATCGTTGTTGGAAAAACAGGGTTGAATATGGTTGAGCGCTGGATGATTGGAAGCGTTAGTGAATACATTATTCGACAAGCTCCATGCGATGTCTTAGTAATAAGAAATACAGAAAAAGGATGA
- the coaE gene encoding dephospho-CoA kinase (Dephospho-CoA kinase (CoaE) performs the final step in coenzyme A biosynthesis.) translates to MTFVLGLTGGIATGKTTVSEIFKEKGIPVVDADIGARVVVEPGTDGLKDIQEHFGEEVLRPDGSLDRKALGTIVFADSQQRETLNLLLGKHIRRWIREQKTHYLLTNPPLIILDIPLLFESNYSTEVDQVMVVALSEKTQLTRLMERDTLTRETAEQRIAAQLPIAEKIKRADVVIDNNGTRQETKKQVMEWLDHFFEETAALN, encoded by the coding sequence ATGACATTTGTTTTAGGATTAACAGGAGGCATTGCCACGGGGAAAACAACTGTTAGCGAAATTTTTAAAGAAAAAGGTATACCAGTTGTAGATGCAGATATTGGAGCACGAGTAGTGGTTGAGCCAGGAACAGATGGTTTAAAAGATATTCAAGAGCATTTTGGTGAGGAAGTGCTTCGACCGGATGGTTCTTTAGACCGTAAAGCATTAGGAACGATTGTTTTTGCAGACAGCCAACAACGAGAAACGCTAAACTTGCTTTTAGGAAAACACATCCGTAGATGGATCAGAGAACAAAAAACGCATTATTTATTAACAAATCCGCCGCTGATCATCTTAGATATTCCTTTATTGTTTGAAAGCAATTATTCAACAGAAGTGGATCAAGTTATGGTAGTTGCCTTATCAGAAAAGACACAACTTACCAGACTGATGGAGCGGGATACTTTGACGCGTGAAACAGCTGAACAGAGGATCGCTGCCCAATTGCCTATTGCTGAAAAAATAAAAAGAGCGGATGTAGTGATCGATAATAATGGCACACGTCAAGAAACTAAAAAACAAGTAATGGAATGGTTGGATCATTTTTTTGAAGAAACCGCTGCTCTAAATTAA
- a CDS encoding DUF3899 domain-containing protein has protein sequence MRFKLTATNLIIIILILCLISELILYQKISFLQTTNLTFMIAGAFLIIGLFWATLHSGVFDFFHYSMRRVAAIAKRKEPLVDDETELMALSRAVGTGYKYPLKVGFGLLIICLIALAGHYLF, from the coding sequence ATGAGATTTAAACTTACTGCTACTAATCTTATTATCATCATTCTTATTTTATGCTTAATTTCTGAATTGATTCTCTATCAAAAAATCAGTTTTTTACAGACAACTAATCTTACTTTTATGATTGCTGGCGCTTTTTTGATCATCGGATTATTTTGGGCTACTCTTCATTCAGGCGTTTTTGACTTCTTTCATTACAGTATGAGAAGAGTTGCTGCTATAGCAAAACGGAAGGAACCTTTGGTGGATGATGAAACTGAACTTATGGCTTTATCAAGAGCTGTTGGAACTGGTTATAAATACCCGTTAAAAGTAGGTTTTGGCTTATTGATCATTTGTCTTATCGCTTTAGCCGGTCATTACTTATTTTAA
- the infC gene encoding translation initiation factor IF-3, whose protein sequence is MTIAKDMMVNDGIRARELRVIGSEGEQLGLKTKSEALSIAEAANLDLVLVAPTAKPPVARIMDYGKFRFEQQKKEREARKNQKVVGLKEVRLSPTIDLNDFNTKLRNARKFLEKGDKVKASIRFKGRAITHKEIGKKVLDRLALETADIASIESAAKMDGRSMFLILAPKTEK, encoded by the coding sequence ATGACCATAGCAAAAGATATGATGGTAAATGACGGCATTCGTGCACGTGAATTGCGCGTTATAGGTAGCGAAGGCGAACAACTTGGTCTTAAAACCAAAAGTGAAGCCTTGTCAATTGCAGAAGCAGCAAACTTAGACTTAGTTTTAGTAGCGCCCACAGCAAAACCACCCGTAGCACGAATCATGGATTACGGCAAATTCCGTTTTGAGCAACAGAAAAAAGAACGTGAAGCTCGTAAAAACCAAAAAGTCGTCGGACTGAAAGAAGTCCGTCTGAGTCCTACAATTGACTTAAATGACTTTAACACGAAATTACGTAATGCTCGTAAGTTCCTTGAAAAAGGCGATAAAGTTAAAGCATCAATTCGATTTAAAGGTCGTGCCATTACTCATAAAGAGATTGGTAAGAAAGTTTTAGATCGGTTAGCATTAGAAACTGCTGATATCGCTAGTATCGAATCAGCTGCTAAAATGGATGGACGTAGTATGTTCTTGATTTTAGCGCCAAAAACTGAAAAGTAA
- a CDS encoding replication initiation and membrane attachment family protein, with the protein MSYPWKNMSPKDGFMVRQNALLSDMDQKILTFLYQPLIGATAYSLYMTLWTEIGEESYWSEGILHSELLTLLNVGIPELYQARIKLEAIGLLKSYLQTDPEKLYVYELLAPQSSAVFFNDDLLSLLLFETIGERKFRNLRSRFVVAPLNKEKFQDVTKSFLDVYRFDAELFKQEKALLKEPVELVGATQPEGPTIDAQTFDFKFFYTGLNSHYINRSAITKDLEKTILVLHTMYGINELAMQRYILEASDMETGNIDERKLKNVVYHDYHKNNQKNVQLQDVVEKDIQVDQKQQKVRENDLKQQGLSEDEIKIIEVSEQISPYDFMTSIKDQKGGYVTKNEEWTLEEILRKANLPSSVVNILIHYILVARDNPIFEKALAYKISNDWAQNKVFSPEMALQKVKKMYSENAEKQQTVKKQYGNQRQTNYGKPVKTRTETLPEWAKEGNTAKAEQPMSEAEKQAFMERLKKIQNFGKEGD; encoded by the coding sequence TTGAGTTATCCTTGGAAAAACATGAGTCCAAAAGACGGATTCATGGTCCGACAAAATGCCTTGCTTTCGGATATGGATCAAAAAATCCTGACTTTTTTATATCAGCCTCTCATTGGGGCAACAGCTTATAGTTTGTATATGACGTTATGGACCGAAATTGGGGAAGAATCTTATTGGAGCGAAGGGATTTTACATTCAGAATTGTTGACATTGCTGAATGTAGGCATCCCCGAACTCTATCAAGCAAGAATTAAATTAGAAGCTATCGGATTATTAAAAAGTTATCTTCAAACGGATCCAGAGAAGCTGTATGTTTATGAACTACTGGCACCTCAATCTAGTGCGGTGTTTTTTAACGATGACTTGCTAAGTTTGCTTCTCTTTGAAACGATCGGAGAACGAAAATTTAGAAACCTAAGAAGCCGTTTTGTAGTGGCCCCTCTTAATAAAGAAAAATTTCAAGATGTTACAAAGTCGTTTTTAGATGTCTATCGTTTTGATGCAGAATTATTTAAACAAGAAAAAGCGTTATTGAAAGAACCAGTTGAATTAGTAGGGGCAACCCAGCCTGAGGGGCCGACGATTGATGCTCAAACATTTGACTTTAAGTTTTTTTATACAGGGCTAAACAGCCACTATATCAATCGTTCGGCAATTACAAAAGATTTGGAAAAAACGATTTTAGTTTTGCATACGATGTATGGTATTAATGAATTGGCCATGCAGCGGTATATCTTAGAAGCTAGCGATATGGAAACAGGGAATATTGACGAACGAAAATTAAAAAATGTCGTCTACCATGATTATCACAAAAACAATCAAAAGAATGTTCAGTTGCAAGATGTGGTTGAAAAAGATATCCAAGTTGATCAAAAACAACAAAAAGTTCGTGAAAATGATTTGAAACAACAAGGTTTATCAGAAGATGAGATTAAAATCATCGAAGTGAGCGAACAAATTAGTCCTTATGATTTTATGACTTCGATCAAAGATCAAAAAGGCGGTTATGTGACTAAAAATGAAGAATGGACATTAGAAGAGATCCTTCGAAAAGCTAATTTGCCTTCTTCTGTTGTCAATATTTTAATTCATTATATTCTCGTAGCTAGAGACAATCCTATTTTTGAAAAAGCTTTAGCTTATAAAATTTCAAATGACTGGGCCCAAAATAAAGTGTTTTCTCCCGAGATGGCTCTTCAAAAAGTTAAAAAAATGTATTCAGAAAATGCTGAAAAACAACAAACAGTCAAAAAACAATATGGGAACCAAAGACAGACTAATTATGGGAAACCTGTAAAAACGAGAACAGAAACCCTGCCAGAATGGGCAAAAGAAGGAAATACAGCAAAAGCTGAACAGCCGATGAGCGAAGCTGAAAAACAAGCCTTTATGGAACGGCTGAAAAAAATCCAAAACTTTGGGAAAGAAGGTGACTAA
- the thrS gene encoding threonine--tRNA ligase has product MSEINITLPDGAVKKFAAGSTTKDIAESISKSLAKKALAGKFNGELVDYTRPLEADGSLEIITPDHEDALQILRHSSAHLMANALRRLYPEIKFGVGPAIESGFYYDTDTEMPITEEDLPLIEAKMMEIVKENNPIVRKEVTRAEALELFKEDPYKVELITELPEDETITVYDQGDFVDLCRGVHVPSTGRIQVFKLLSLAGAYWRGNSDNKMMQRIYGTAFFDKKDLKEFIKMREEAKLRDHRKLGKELDLFMISPEVGQGLPFWLPKGATIRRTIERYIVDRELSLGYQHVYTPIMADVEFYKTSGHWDHYHEDMFPPMDMGDGEMLVLRPMNCPHHMMVYKNDLHSYRELPIRIAELGQMHRYEKSGALSGLQRVREMTLNDGHTFVRPDQILEEFKRTMELLLAVYADFNITDYRFRLSYRDPKNTDKYFDDDAMWEKAQTMLKAAMDEMGLEYFEAEGEAAFYGPKLDVLVKTAIGIEETLSTVQLDFLLPERFDLTYVGEDGENTHRPVVIHRGIVSTMERFVAYLIEEYKGAFPTWLAPVQATIIPVNLEMHADYAYELKEKMAAIGMRVEVDDRNEKMGYKIRASQTQKIPYQLVLGDNEVAESSVAVRKYGEKETEIMPVSEFLEAVKKEIENFSR; this is encoded by the coding sequence ATGTCAGAAATCAATATTACTTTGCCGGATGGCGCTGTAAAAAAATTTGCAGCAGGTTCGACAACAAAAGATATTGCTGAAAGCATCAGCAAAAGCTTAGCTAAAAAAGCATTAGCAGGGAAGTTCAATGGAGAATTGGTAGACTACACTCGACCGTTAGAAGCAGATGGTTCACTTGAAATCATCACACCGGATCATGAAGATGCGTTACAGATTTTACGCCATTCAAGTGCTCATTTAATGGCAAATGCGTTACGTCGTTTATATCCTGAAATCAAATTTGGTGTAGGTCCTGCTATTGAAAGCGGCTTTTATTATGATACAGATACAGAAATGCCGATTACGGAAGAAGATTTACCGCTTATCGAAGCTAAAATGATGGAAATCGTGAAAGAAAATAATCCTATTGTCCGCAAAGAAGTTACACGTGCGGAAGCTCTTGAGTTATTTAAGGAAGATCCTTATAAAGTCGAATTGATCACTGAACTGCCAGAAGATGAAACGATCACAGTTTACGATCAAGGAGATTTTGTGGATTTATGCCGCGGCGTCCATGTTCCGTCAACTGGACGGATCCAAGTCTTTAAATTGCTTTCGCTTGCTGGAGCTTATTGGCGAGGAAATTCAGACAATAAAATGATGCAACGGATCTATGGGACAGCTTTCTTTGATAAAAAAGACTTGAAAGAGTTTATCAAAATGCGTGAAGAAGCTAAACTGCGCGATCATCGTAAATTAGGAAAAGAATTAGACTTATTTATGATCAGTCCTGAAGTTGGGCAAGGGTTACCATTCTGGTTACCAAAAGGGGCAACCATTCGCCGGACAATAGAACGGTATATCGTTGACCGTGAATTGAGTTTAGGGTACCAACACGTTTATACTCCGATCATGGCCGATGTTGAATTTTATAAAACATCTGGACACTGGGATCACTATCATGAAGACATGTTCCCGCCAATGGATATGGGAGATGGCGAAATGCTCGTCTTGCGCCCAATGAATTGCCCGCACCATATGATGGTTTATAAAAATGACCTGCACAGTTACCGTGAATTGCCAATTCGAATTGCTGAATTAGGTCAAATGCATCGGTATGAAAAAAGTGGAGCTCTTTCAGGATTGCAACGCGTTCGTGAAATGACTTTAAATGATGGGCATACGTTTGTTCGTCCAGATCAAATCTTAGAAGAATTCAAACGCACAATGGAATTGTTGTTAGCTGTTTATGCAGACTTTAATATCACAGATTATCGTTTCCGTTTGAGTTATCGGGATCCTAAAAACACAGATAAATATTTTGATGATGACGCAATGTGGGAAAAAGCTCAAACGATGCTTAAAGCAGCGATGGATGAGATGGGACTGGAATACTTTGAAGCCGAAGGAGAAGCAGCTTTTTATGGTCCAAAACTAGATGTTTTAGTGAAGACAGCCATTGGAATTGAAGAAACTCTCTCTACCGTTCAATTGGACTTCCTGTTGCCAGAGCGTTTTGATCTAACTTATGTTGGAGAAGATGGTGAAAATACTCATCGCCCAGTCGTTATTCATCGCGGAATCGTTTCTACAATGGAACGTTTCGTTGCCTACTTGATTGAAGAGTACAAAGGGGCATTCCCAACGTGGTTAGCGCCAGTGCAAGCTACGATTATTCCGGTAAACCTTGAGATGCATGCAGATTATGCTTATGAACTGAAAGAAAAAATGGCAGCAATCGGTATGCGCGTGGAAGTAGATGACCGGAATGAAAAAATGGGATATAAAATTAGAGCGTCACAAACACAAAAGATACCGTATCAATTGGTATTGGGAGATAATGAAGTAGCTGAATCAAGTGTCGCTGTCCGGAAGTATGGCGAAAAAGAAACAGAAATAATGCCAGTTTCTGAATTTTTAGAAGCCGTAAAAAAAGAAATTGAAAATTTTAGCCGTTAA
- the rplT gene encoding 50S ribosomal protein L20, whose product MPRVKGGTVTRKRHKKILKLAKGYYGSKHTLFKVSKQAVMKSYQYAYRDRRQKKRDFRKLWIARINAAARMNNMSYSTFMHGLKLAEIDINRKMLADIAVTDAAAFTALTEQAKTALGK is encoded by the coding sequence ATGCCACGTGTAAAAGGTGGAACGGTTACTCGTAAACGTCACAAAAAAATATTAAAATTAGCAAAAGGGTATTATGGTTCTAAACATACTTTATTCAAAGTATCTAAACAAGCTGTTATGAAATCATATCAATACGCTTATAGAGATCGTCGTCAAAAGAAACGCGATTTCCGTAAACTATGGATTGCACGTATCAATGCAGCTGCTCGCATGAACAACATGAGTTACAGCACATTTATGCATGGTCTTAAATTAGCTGAAATTGATATCAACCGTAAAATGCTAGCTGATATTGCTGTTACAGATGCAGCAGCATTCACAGCATTAACCGAACAAGCTAAAACTGCTTTAGGAAAATAA
- the mutM gene encoding DNA-formamidopyrimidine glycosylase, whose product MPELPEVETVRKGLAQLVEGRTIVGVDVYWDRIISGPIHSEEFANQLIGEKLVGFERRGKYLIFLFTHWAMVSHLRMEGKYEVEAKETPLKKHTHVVFHLDDGWDLRYLDVRKFGRMTLVPLGEQESVAGLKTLGPEPVPETFKLASFQKTLKQKTRAIKPLLLDQKVVAGLGNIYVDEALFKAKIHPLRPANTLKLSETKRLHEAIIQVLGEAVEAGGTTIRTYKNALGEAGSFQVKLHVYGKTNEPCIYCGTPIQKLKVAQRGTHICPSCQK is encoded by the coding sequence TTGCCAGAATTACCAGAAGTGGAAACGGTCAGAAAAGGTTTGGCCCAACTTGTCGAAGGCAGGACCATTGTAGGGGTTGATGTATATTGGGACCGGATTATTTCTGGACCCATTCACAGTGAAGAATTTGCAAACCAGCTGATTGGAGAAAAGTTGGTTGGTTTCGAACGAAGAGGGAAATACTTGATTTTTCTCTTCACTCACTGGGCGATGGTATCCCATTTACGGATGGAAGGGAAATACGAAGTAGAAGCGAAAGAAACTCCGCTAAAGAAACACACTCATGTGGTCTTTCATTTAGATGATGGCTGGGACCTGCGTTACCTGGATGTTCGGAAATTTGGCCGAATGACTCTTGTTCCATTAGGAGAACAAGAAAGTGTTGCTGGTTTGAAAACATTAGGTCCTGAGCCTGTACCAGAAACGTTTAAGCTTGCTTCTTTTCAAAAAACACTCAAACAAAAAACGCGGGCAATCAAGCCTTTGTTGTTAGACCAAAAAGTTGTAGCAGGGTTAGGAAATATCTACGTAGACGAAGCCCTTTTTAAAGCTAAAATCCACCCGCTAAGACCGGCTAATACCTTAAAACTATCAGAAACCAAACGCCTCCACGAAGCAATCATACAAGTGCTAGGGGAAGCTGTGGAAGCTGGCGGGACTACTATTAGAACTTATAAAAATGCTCTAGGAGAAGCCGGTAGTTTCCAAGTGAAGCTGCATGTTTACGGAAAGACAAATGAACCCTGCATTTACTGTGGAACACCTATTCAAAAGTTGAAAGTGGCTCAAAGAGGCACCCACATTTGCCCGAGCTGTCAAAAGTAA
- the nrdR gene encoding transcriptional regulator NrdR: MQCPRCQNNGSRVVDSRPADDGRAIRRRRECEACSFRFTTFERVEQAPLLVIKKNGTREEFNREKILRGIIRSCEKRPVAVEQVEKIVDDVENKIRSLGENEISSAIIGEYIMEKLAEVDDVAYIRFASVYRQFKDMSVFLKELQEFEKKKSEKN; encoded by the coding sequence GTGCAATGTCCTCGTTGTCAAAATAATGGTTCTAGAGTTGTCGATAGCCGTCCTGCAGATGATGGACGTGCTATTCGCAGAAGAAGAGAATGTGAAGCATGTAGTTTCCGATTTACAACGTTTGAACGAGTAGAGCAAGCACCATTACTGGTGATAAAGAAAAATGGCACACGCGAAGAATTTAACCGTGAAAAGATTTTGCGGGGCATCATTCGCTCTTGTGAAAAAAGACCCGTTGCAGTGGAACAAGTTGAGAAAATAGTTGACGACGTTGAAAATAAAATCCGCAGTTTAGGAGAAAATGAAATTTCATCCGCTATTATTGGAGAATACATCATGGAAAAACTAGCAGAAGTTGATGATGTTGCTTATATTCGTTTTGCAAGTGTGTACCGACAATTCAAAGATATGAGCGTTTTCTTAAAAGAACTGCAAGAATTTGAAAAAAAGAAATCAGAAAAGAATTAA
- the rpmI gene encoding 50S ribosomal protein L35 → MPKQKTHRGSAKRFKRTGGGGLKRHHAKTSHMFANKSQKQKRKLRKAGMVSTGDYKRIRQMLSQWK, encoded by the coding sequence ATGCCAAAACAAAAAACACACCGTGGTTCAGCTAAACGTTTTAAAAGAACAGGCGGCGGCGGATTAAAACGTCACCATGCTAAAACAAGCCATATGTTCGCTAACAAATCTCAAAAACAAAAACGTAAATTACGTAAAGCAGGAATGGTATCAACTGGTGATTACAAACGTATTCGCCAAATGTTATCTCAATGGAAATAA
- the trpS gene encoding tryptophan--tRNA ligase, with amino-acid sequence MQTIFSGIQPSGIPTIGNYIGAMKQFVALQEDYNSYYCIVDEHAITMPQDRLKLREQIKSLAALYLAIGLDPEKSIIFIQSEVSAHAEAAWIVQCNTSLGELERMTQFKDKSLKNKRAGVSAGLLTYPPLMVADIILYQTDLVPVGDDQKQHLELTRDFVERFNNKYSSGQPILTLPEVKIPEEGGRIMSLQEPTKKMSKSDKNAKSFISMLDEPSIIRKKFKSAVTDSSGIIEYDPINKPGISNLLVIFSAFSGQSIDSLVTMYTGKGYGEFKDELATAVIAVMEPIQQRHAELLKSDELDLILDQGAESARKVANKTLQKMKNAVGLGRKSR; translated from the coding sequence ATGCAAACCATCTTTTCAGGAATTCAGCCTAGCGGGATTCCTACTATCGGAAATTATATTGGAGCCATGAAGCAATTTGTTGCTTTACAAGAAGACTACAATAGTTATTACTGTATCGTTGACGAACACGCTATTACAATGCCTCAAGATCGGTTAAAATTAAGAGAACAAATCAAAAGTCTCGCTGCTTTATATTTAGCTATTGGATTAGATCCTGAAAAATCGATTATCTTTATTCAATCGGAGGTTTCAGCCCATGCTGAGGCGGCTTGGATCGTTCAATGCAATACATCCCTTGGTGAGTTAGAACGAATGACTCAATTTAAAGACAAATCTTTGAAAAATAAACGTGCAGGAGTGTCTGCTGGATTATTGACTTATCCTCCTTTGATGGTTGCCGATATTATTTTATACCAAACTGACTTAGTTCCTGTCGGAGATGATCAAAAGCAACACTTAGAACTAACACGTGATTTCGTAGAACGTTTCAACAATAAATACAGTTCTGGGCAGCCTATCTTGACTTTACCTGAAGTGAAGATTCCTGAAGAAGGCGGACGTATTATGAGTTTGCAAGAACCAACAAAAAAAATGAGCAAATCTGATAAAAATGCTAAATCATTTATTTCAATGTTAGATGAGCCTTCTATTATTCGTAAAAAATTTAAAAGTGCTGTAACAGATTCAAGCGGAATCATCGAGTATGATCCGATCAATAAACCAGGTATTTCTAATCTCTTGGTTATTTTCTCTGCTTTTTCTGGCCAAAGCATTGACTCATTAGTCACAATGTATACCGGCAAAGGATATGGGGAATTTAAAGATGAATTAGCAACAGCTGTCATCGCTGTCATGGAACCTATTCAACAACGACATGCAGAACTGCTGAAATCCGACGAACTAGACCTCATCTTAGATCAAGGAGCTGAATCAGCTCGAAAAGTTGCGAATAAAACATTGCAAAAAATGAAAAACGCTGTTGGACTTGGAAGAAAATCACGTTAA
- the opp3b gene encoding oligopeptide ABC transporter permease produces MKSYAKFLGKRILYMFLTLFLIASITFFLMKLLPGTPYSNQDKLSEEQIFIMNEKYGLNEPVPVQYLVYITGLLKGDLGVSFQFNNTPVTELLSTRVGPSMQLGIQAVVLGTVLGIILGVIAAMNQNTWIDTTATFTAILGRSIPNFVIAVLLQLIFGVYLKWFPIALWNDGFQSSVLPTLALAISPLADSARFIRTEMVEVLGSDYVELARAKGLSRWIVAFKHGVRNALIPLVTILGPMAVGLMTGSMVVENIFAIPGIGEQFVKSIMTNDYPTIMGVTVLYSAMLVGIILVVDILYGVIDPRIRVATEGGDN; encoded by the coding sequence ATGAAAAGTTATGCTAAATTTCTTGGGAAACGTATCTTGTATATGTTTTTGACATTATTCTTAATTGCATCGATCACATTCTTCCTGATGAAGCTCTTACCCGGTACTCCATACAGTAACCAGGATAAATTATCAGAGGAACAAATCTTTATCATGAATGAAAAATATGGACTAAATGAACCTGTTCCGGTTCAATACTTAGTTTATATAACCGGCTTATTGAAAGGAGATTTAGGTGTTTCTTTTCAATTCAATAACACTCCTGTAACAGAATTGCTGTCTACGCGGGTAGGGCCATCCATGCAGCTGGGGATTCAGGCGGTAGTCTTAGGAACGGTCTTAGGGATTATCTTAGGGGTTATAGCCGCTATGAATCAGAATACTTGGATCGATACAACAGCTACCTTTACAGCAATCTTAGGGCGGTCGATACCAAACTTTGTTATTGCAGTACTGTTACAGCTGATTTTTGGAGTTTACTTAAAGTGGTTCCCGATCGCTTTGTGGAATGATGGATTTCAGTCATCTGTCTTACCGACCTTAGCACTCGCCATTTCGCCTCTTGCAGATTCGGCTCGTTTTATTCGAACTGAGATGGTAGAGGTTCTTGGCAGTGATTATGTCGAATTGGCACGAGCTAAAGGTTTGAGCCGATGGATCGTAGCTTTTAAACACGGTGTTCGGAATGCCTTGATTCCTTTGGTAACCATTTTGGGGCCTATGGCTGTCGGTTTAATGACCGGTTCAATGGTTGTTGAAAATATTTTTGCTATTCCAGGGATTGGTGAACAATTCGTTAAATCAATTATGACTAATGACTATCCTACGATCATGGGTGTAACAGTTTTATACTCTGCAATGCTTGTAGGCATTATCTTAGTAGTGGATATTCTTTACGGAGTAATAGATCCACGTATTCGTGTTGCAACTGAAGGAGGGGACAATTAA